The Prunus persica cultivar Lovell chromosome G7, Prunus_persica_NCBIv2, whole genome shotgun sequence genome has a segment encoding these proteins:
- the LOC18769565 gene encoding uncharacterized protein LOC18769565 produces the protein MEAAASAPPWIPEDDLRLKKAMEAGASLEALAKGAVRFSRKFSVRELRERWSSLLYDADISAEASSRMLEVEGCNSSAAFKSSRVGSSRDSKRKGESIRKHYYAMQKKLRTSNSVDPYSYHKKFFDPNFLFAPHLDNGKALEENFGVGDHNQPLFMDCNGNESNAEDAFRAGECVSIGNHGVEGVVREGCPNVFVEQVSLLPNGLGDDSFFHDPACEDLPTQGDDLIDFANVEDIGPSHASTDEPLWKTIEDVPAPEMPIDVSLGVNGEDAKKTLVVPDDADGGSSQYEVVHSEAMLNDREVCDELNRSVTISGGDYADIYLTNEDELTFMDVNGKESMDKSSYESLKPIPLSSPKDVHEYVVPDPCQPQKLISDSFQDVSHNVHTAKMPDSCLPQNLISETCQDVSDNVHAAEMDVSAKPSHSLHDEQRDISSAEANNPSSTSVPNPLTPELREKEMICTLNTEDPEIPCNDDIFPPTGTVHAVVQPTLKEASGLASSTGKRKCDQQTITLTKEEDPAQPFKVPRMVGHDTITENSPNHALVSFGIKAAYGDSNGLASVSKHDKNVPANPSQCRSAHQPPKSIPNRVLKEEGIVAPSTVAELAPVITEPGSTKMTFLEPEANPSALDCEESEEESEDDVDDDDADIPYFSDIEQMILEMDLCPDDQDSYFSKIASAYQDEDSKRHIMRLEQCARSSMQRDLASKGALAVLYGRHVKEYIKKTEVILGRATEDNEVDIDLGKEGLHNKISRRQAVIKMEGDGSFSLKNLGKGSIFLNGKEVTIGQLVSLSSSNLIEIREMAFVFEINHKYTKFEWSPGRGP, from the exons ATGGAAGCAGCGGCCTCGGCTCCTCCTTGGATCCCTGAAGACGACCTTCGCTTGAAGAAGGCCATGGAG GCAGGTGCTTCTCTGGAAGCACTTGCCAAAGGAGCTGTGCGATTTTCGCGCAAGTTCTCGGTCCGGGAATTGCGAGAGCGGTGGTCCTCGCTCCTCTACGATGCCGATATCTCGGCCGAGGCCTCGTCTCGGATGCTGGAAGTCGAAGGTTGCAATTCCAGCGCAGCGTTCAAGTCTAGTAGAGTCGGCAGTTCTAGGGATTCAAAGCGAAAAGGCGAAAGCATACGCAAACACTACTATGCTATGCAGAAGAAACTCCGCACTTCTAATTCCGTTGATCCTTACtcttatcacaaaaaatttttCGATCCCAATTTTCTGTTCGCGCCACACCTTGATAATGGCAAGGCTTTAGAGgaaaattttggggttggagaTCATAATCAACCCTTGTTTATGGATTGCAATGGCAATGAGAGCAATGCTGAGGATGCATTTCGTGCTGGAGAGTGTGTCTCAATTGGAAATCATGGTGTGGAGGGAGTTGTGAGGGAAGGGTGCCCTAATGTATTTGTGGAACAGGTTTCATTATTGCCGAATGGATTAGGAGATGATTCTTTTTTCCACGATCCTGCTTGTGAAGATTTGCCTACTCAGGGAGatgatttaattgattttgcaAATGTGGAAGATATAGGGCCATCGCATGCATCGACAGATGAGCCTCTTTGGAAAACGATTGAGGATGTACCAGCACCAGAAATGCCAATTGATGTGAGCCTCGGGGTTAATGGTGAGGATGCCAAAAAGACATTGGTAGTTCCTGATGATGCGGATGGTGGTTCATCTCAATATGAAGTTGTCCATTCTGAGGCAATGTTGAATGATAGAGAAGTTTGCGATGAACTGAATAGGTCTGTAACAATCTCCGGAGGTGATTATGCAGATATATACCTTACGAATGAGGATGAGCTCACCTTCATGGATGTAAATGGAAAGGAGTCAATGGATAAGTCCTCTTATGAAAGCCTGAAGCCGATTCCGTTGAGTTCTCCCAAAGATGTTCATGAATATGTTGTGCCTGATCCTTGTCAACCTCAAAAGTTGATTTCAGACTCATTCCAGGATGTTTCACACAATGTGCATACTGCCAAGATGCCCGACTCTTGTCTACCacaaaatttgatttcagaaaCATGCCAGGATGTTTCAGACAatgtgcatgctgccgagaTGGATGTTTCCGCTAAACCGTCTCACTCTCTGCATGACGAGCAGCGTGATATTTCTTCTGCTGAAGCCAATAATCCATCATCTACATCAGTGCCAAATCCTCTTACTCCTGAACTTCGTGAGAAAGAGATGATTTGCACATTGAATACCGAGGATCCTGAAATCCCATGCAATGATGATATATTTCCACCTACTGGAACAGTTCATGCTGTAGTGCAGCCAACCTTAAAAGAAGCTAGTGGGTTAGCGTCCTCTACTGGCAAAAGAAAATGTGATCAACAAACAATAACCttgacaaaagaagaagatcctGCACAACCTTTTAAGGTTCCTCGGATGGTAGGACATGACacaattacagaaaacagccCCAACCATGCACTTGTTTCTTTTGGAATTAAAGCTGCATATGGTGATAGTAACGGTCTAGCTTCAGTCTCCAAACATGATAAAAATGTCCCCGCCAACCCAAGCCAATGCAGATCAGCACATCAACCTCCTAAGTCTATCCCAAATCGAGTGCTAAAAGAAGAG GGAATAGTTGCTCCATCTACAGTTGCAGAACTTGCACCCGTAATCACAGAGCCAGGTTCTACTAAAATGACTTTTCTAGAACCAGAAGCCAACCCCTCAGCACTAGACTGTGAAGAATCTGAGGAAGAATCTGAGGAcgatgttgatgatgatgatgctgaCATTCCCTATTTTTCTGATATTGAACAGATG ATACTTGAGATGGATTTATGTCCAGATGATCAGGATTCATATTTCAGTAAAATAG CCTCAGCATATCAAGATGAGGATTCTAAAAGGCATATCATGAGATTAGAACAGTGTGCACGATCCTCTATGCAAAGAGACCTTGCATCTAAAGGTGCACTTGCTGTATTGTATGGTCGCCATGTAAAGGAATATATTAAGAAAACTGAG GTAATACTTGGCCGGGCAAcagaagataatgaagttgATATTGATTTGGGAAAGGAAGGGCTACACAACAAAATATCTAGACGGCAG GCCGTGATAAAGATGGAAGGAGATGGTTCTTTCTCTTTGAAGAATCTTGGCAagggttcaatttttttgaacgGCAAAGAAGTTACTATTGGACAGCTTGTTAGCCTTAGTTCAAGTAACTTGATTGAG ATTAGGGAAATGGCCTTTGTCTTTGAGATAAATCACAAATACACCAAGTTTGAATGGTCGCCTGGGAGAGGTCCATAA
- the LOC18770204 gene encoding LRR receptor-like serine/threonine-protein kinase ERECTA, translated as MGVLSNLSPSSSPLAVLLITLTTLQLLGAESKTFWGDIEALKELKNALDPTSVSPGSCISSWDFKLDPCDNLFSDRFTCGFRCDLVDSATSRLTELSLDQAGYSGSLSSISWNLPYLQTLDLSNNFFSGSIPDSLSNLTRLTRLGLSGNSFSGSIPASIGSLSNLEELYLDSNSLHGAIPPSLNRLASLKRLELQGNQLSGELPELGSLQNLFYLDASNNVISGQIPLTLPSSLLQISMRNNSLQGTVPENIKHLGFLQVLDLSHNQLGGSVPSYLFEHPSLQQLTLSFNQFSSVQPPISLGTQSEMIALDLSNNQLKGLLPSFLPMMPKLSALTLENNKFMGMIPTQYAFKVAVPGSGVSAFERLLLGGNYLFGPIPGPLLGLKPGSANVGLADNCLYRCPRVFFFCQGGDQKSLSECRSFGPIIP; from the coding sequence ATGGGTGTTCTTAGCAATTTATCTCCATCTTCTTCGCCCCTTGCTGTTTTGCTAATCACACTCACAACCCTGCAACTACTTGGAGCAGAATCAAAGACCTTCTGGGGAGATATAGAAGCTCTCAAGGAGCTCAAGAACGCTCTGGACCCCACCTCAGTGAGCCCAGGCTCATGCATAAGCTCATGGGACTTCAAGCTCGACCCCTGCGACAATCTTTTCAGCGACCGATTCACCTGCGGCTTCAGGTGTGACTTGGTCGACTCAGCAACGAGTCGACTCACCGAGCTCAGCCTCGACCAGGCCGGTTACTCCGGTTCACTCTCCTCCATCTCCTGGAACCTCCCTTACCTGCAAACCCTCGACCTCTCCAACAACTTCTTCTCCGGCTCAATCCCCGACTCGCTCTCCAACCTGACTCGGCTGACTCGACTCGGTCTCTCCGGAAACTCCTTCTCTGGCTCCATACCCGCATCCATCGGATCACTCTCCAACCTTGAGGAGCTTTACCTCGACAGCAACAGTCTCCACGGCGCAATCCCACCGAGTTTGAATCGGCTGGCGAGCTTGAAACGACTCGAGCTCCAGGGGAACCAACTCAGCGGCGAGTTGCCCGAGTTGGGTTCTCTGCAAAACCTCTTCTACTTGGACGCCAGCAACAACGTCATTTCTGGGCAAATCCCATTAACCCTCCCGAGCTCTCTGCTCCAAATCTCCATGAGAAACAACAGCTTGCAAGGAACAGTCCCGGAAAATATCAAACACTTGGGTTTTTTGCAGGTGCTCGATCTGAGTCACAACCAACTCGGTGGCTCTGTTCCCTCTTACCTCTTCGAGCACCCATCACTCCAGCAACTCACTCTTTCTTTCAACCAATTCTCGTCCGTACAGCCCCCAATTTCTCTGGGCACCCAGAGCGAGATGATTGCCCTGGACCTCAGCAACAACCAGCTCAAAGGTCTCCTGCCATCTTTCCTGCCCATGATGCCAAAGCTCTCTGCTTTGACATTGGAGAACAACAAGTTCATGGGTATGATTCCGACCCAGTACGCCTTCAAAGTGGCCGTACCCGGATCCGGAGTCTCGGCGTTCGAGAGGCTGTTGCTGGGCGGGAATTACTTATTCGGACCCATCCCGGGTCCGTTGCTGGGGCTCAAACCGGGTTCTGCAAATGTGGGTTTGGCCGATAACTGCTTGTACAGATGCCCgagagttttctttttttgtcaagGTGGTGACCAGAAATCGCTTTCTGAGTGCAGAAGCTTCGGCCCAATTATCCCATGA
- the LOC18769016 gene encoding floral homeotic protein DEFICIENS isoform X1: MGRGKIEIKLIENHTNRQVTYSKRRNGIFKKAQELTVLCDARVSLIMLSNTGKMHEYISPTTTTKNMYDDYQKTLGVDLWSSHYQAMKDTLWKLKEINNKLRREIRQRVGHDLNGLTYDQLRSLEDKMASSLEAIRERKYHVLKTQTETCKKKVKNLQERRGNMLHGYFDQEVASEDPQYGYVDNEGEYESAVALANGASNLFTIHLHQDIRDHANLHHHGGSSLGSSITHLHDLRLA, encoded by the exons ATGGGTCGCGGGAAGATTGAGATCAAGCTGATTGAAAACCACACAAACAGGCAGGTGACCTACTCCAAGAGAAGAAACGGGATTTTCAAGAAGGCTCAGGAGCTCACCGTCCTCTGTGATGCCAGGGTCTCTCTCATCATGCTCTCCAACACTGGTAAAATGCACGAGTATATTAGCCCTACTACCAC gACCAAGAACATGTATGATGATTACCAAAAAACTTTGGGGGTCGATCTGTGGAGCTCACACTACCAG GCAATGAAAGACACCTTGTGGAAACTGAAAGAGATCAACAATAAGCTGAGGAGAGAGATCAG GCAGAGGGTGGGTCATGATCTCAATGGCCTGACATATGATCAGCTGCGTTCTCTGGAGGATAAGATGGCTTCTTCCTTGGAGGCCATACGTGAAAGGAAG TACCACGTGCTCAAAACTCAGACGGAGACCTGCAAGAAGAAG GTGAAGAACTTGcaggaaagaagaggaaatatGCTACATGGTTAT TTTGATCAGGAAGTAGCCTCTGAGGATCCACAATATGGGTACGTGGACAATGAGGGAGAATATGAATCTGCGGTTGCATTGGCAAATGGGGCGTCCAACTTGTTCACTATCCACCTCCACCAAGACATCCGTGACCACGCTAACCTCCACCACCACGGAGGAAGTTCGCTTGGCTCCTCCATTACTCATCTGCACGATCTGCGCCTCGCTTGA
- the LOC18769016 gene encoding floral homeotic protein DEFICIENS isoform X2 has translation MGRGKIEIKLIENHTNRQVTYSKRRNGIFKKAQELTVLCDARVSLIMLSNTGKMHEYISPTTTTKNMYDDYQKTLGVDLWSSHYQAMKDTLWKLKEINNKLRREIRQRVGHDLNGLTYDQLRSLEDKMASSLEAIRERKYHVLKTQTETCKKKVKNLQERRGNMLHGYEVASEDPQYGYVDNEGEYESAVALANGASNLFTIHLHQDIRDHANLHHHGGSSLGSSITHLHDLRLA, from the exons ATGGGTCGCGGGAAGATTGAGATCAAGCTGATTGAAAACCACACAAACAGGCAGGTGACCTACTCCAAGAGAAGAAACGGGATTTTCAAGAAGGCTCAGGAGCTCACCGTCCTCTGTGATGCCAGGGTCTCTCTCATCATGCTCTCCAACACTGGTAAAATGCACGAGTATATTAGCCCTACTACCAC gACCAAGAACATGTATGATGATTACCAAAAAACTTTGGGGGTCGATCTGTGGAGCTCACACTACCAG GCAATGAAAGACACCTTGTGGAAACTGAAAGAGATCAACAATAAGCTGAGGAGAGAGATCAG GCAGAGGGTGGGTCATGATCTCAATGGCCTGACATATGATCAGCTGCGTTCTCTGGAGGATAAGATGGCTTCTTCCTTGGAGGCCATACGTGAAAGGAAG TACCACGTGCTCAAAACTCAGACGGAGACCTGCAAGAAGAAG GTGAAGAACTTGcaggaaagaagaggaaatatGCTACATGGTTAT GAAGTAGCCTCTGAGGATCCACAATATGGGTACGTGGACAATGAGGGAGAATATGAATCTGCGGTTGCATTGGCAAATGGGGCGTCCAACTTGTTCACTATCCACCTCCACCAAGACATCCGTGACCACGCTAACCTCCACCACCACGGAGGAAGTTCGCTTGGCTCCTCCATTACTCATCTGCACGATCTGCGCCTCGCTTGA